From Grus americana isolate bGruAme1 chromosome 22, bGruAme1.mat, whole genome shotgun sequence, the proteins below share one genomic window:
- the LOC129195635 gene encoding membrane primary amine oxidase-like, giving the protein MYSGCCSQTLRVVSALGKMNPKLPYVLLVGAAVVIFVLSCMLLSRGRQSPSCESQPHIVEKTGSTSQSLVFADLTPEEMAQVVRYLRGNLGVQLVDASRAKPSDNCIASVDVQVPAKAEVLRFLDGGGARPPREALAVLYFGNQPDPNVTEYVVGPLPTPVYHRDVTVQKYGGKVPYHRRPMLGSEYKQVGAFLEMMAFAAAPTFLKEVFEYDGTNMAFQTTAPHGFQSGDRKSWFIVFQNVSGFFVHPVGLEVLVDHSSLDISRWAVSRVFYNGQYYRDMVQLESAYVQGRISVEKVRKVPQDGDFSSMKPRAPSAALFPLQYEPQGPRYSVRSNHVLFQAWSFAFGMSVSRGLRLFDIRHKGERVAYEISIQEALSVYGSNCPGGMSTRYMDGSFGIGRYTSPLVRGVDCPYSATYVDTHSLSETLSPSKKKASLCIFEQNLGSPLRRHYSNLQSLYYGGLVNSALVVRSIATVGNYDYIWDFIFYQNGAIEGKVQATGYTSSSFLHGDGLRYGNRVWEHTLGTIHTHSINYKVDLDVGGLTSGAVRVAIGMARQTGRHSPVCGADGVSLLLRRDRHRAQLPVTWESPFGISAA; this is encoded by the exons ATGTATTCTGGATGCTGCAGTCAAACCCTGCGCGTTGTCTCTGCGCTCGGAAAGATGAACCCCAAACTTCCCTACGTTCTCCTGGTCGGGGCTGCGGTCGTAATCTTCGTTCTCTCCTGCATGCTGCTGAGCAGGGGCAGGCAATCGCCCAGCTGTGAATCCCAGCCCCACATCGTGGAGAAGACAGGCTCCACGAGCCAGAGCCTGGTCTTTGCCGATCTGACGCCCGAAGAGATGGCGCAAGTGGTGCGGTACCTGCGGGGAAACCTCGGGGTGCAGCTGGTTGACGCCTCGCGTGCAAAACCTTCCGACAACTGCATCGCCTCCGTCGACGTGCAGGTCCCCGCCAAGGCAGAGGTGCTGCGGTTCCTGGATGGCGGGGGGGCTCGCCCCCCCCGGGAGGCGCTGGCTGTGCTGTACTTTGGGAACCAGCCAGACCCCAACGTCACCGAGTACGTGGTGGGTCCGCTGCCAACGCCGGTGTATCACCGGGACGTCACGGTGCAGAAGTACGGGGGGAAGGTGCCGTACCACCGCAGACCGATGCTGGGCAGTGAGTACAAGCAGGTGGGAGCGTTCTTAGAGATGATGGCGTTTGCTGCAGCCCCAACCTTCCTGAAAGAAGTGTTTGAATACGATGGCACCAACATGGCATTTCAGACCACAGCCCCTCACGGGTTCCAGTCTGGAGACCGTAAGTCCTGGTTCATCGTGTTTCAGAACGTGAGCGGGTTCTTTGTGCACCCGGtggggctggaggtgctggtggaCCACAGCAGCCTGGACATCTCCCGGTGGGCAGTGAGCAGGGTCTTCTACAACGGGCAGTACTACAGGGACATGGTTCAGTTAGAGAGCGCCTACGTGCAGGGTCGCATCAGCGTGGAGAAGGTGAGGAAGGTGCCGCAGGATGGGGACTTCTCGTCCATGAAGCCCCGAGCGCCTTCGGCCGCGCTGTTCCCTTTGCAGTACGAGCCCCAGGGTCCCCGCTACAGCGTCAGGAGCAACCATGTCCTCTTCCAGGCGTGGAGCTTTGCCTTTGGGATGAGCGTGAGCCGGGGCCTGCGCCTGTTTGACATCCGACACAAGGGGGAGAGGGTTGCCTACGAAATCAGCATCCAAGAAGCGTTGTCGGTGTATGGCTCCAACTGCCCTGGAGGGATGTCAACGCGGTACATGGATGGGAGCTTTGGCATCGGGCGCTACACCTCCCCCTTGGTGCGAGGGGTGGACTGCCCGTACTCGGCCACCTATGTCGACACACACTCTCTGTCTGAGACGCTGAGCCCCAGCAAGAAAAAGGCTTCCCTCTGCATCTTTGAGCAGAACCTGGGCTCCCCGCTCAGGCGCCACTACTCCAACTTGCAGTCGCTCTACTACGGGGGGCTGGTCAACTCCGCTCTGGTCGTTCGGTCCATTGCGACCGTGGGCAACTATGACTACATCTGGGACTTCATCTTCTACCAGAACGGGGCCATCGAAGGCAAGGTCCAGGCGACGGGGTACACGAGCTCGTCCTTTCTCCACGGGGATGGTCTGAGATATGGCAATAGGGTTTGGGAGCACACGCTGGGCACCATACACACCCATTCCATCAACTATAAAGTGGACTTGGACGTGGGAG GCCTCACGTCTGGCGCGGTGCGTGTTGCCATAGGCATGGCCAGGCAGACGGGGAGACACAGCCCTGTCTGCGGGGCTGACGGCGTGAGCCTGCTCTTGCGTCGGGACCGGCATCGGGCGCAGCTCCCCGTGACTTGGGAAAGTCCTTTTGGTATTTCAGCTGCCTGA